The Deinococcus aestuarii genome includes a region encoding these proteins:
- a CDS encoding 2-oxo acid dehydrogenase subunit E2, whose protein sequence is MATEIKLPDVGDNIEQGTVVTVLVNPGDSITEGQPIIEIETDKAVVEVPASQGGTVESVGVKVGDTVPVGGTILTLAVGDAAPAASAPTAPAAEPEAPTVAADPGTANRVAQAQVDAQKEQAGQPTGASEGTGGEGGGAQITLPDVGDNIEQGTVVTVLVKAGDTLTEGQPVIEIETDKAVVEVPANAAGTVEDVRVKVGDSLSVGGVILTLAGGASSAPAQPAPGQDSTAQMSDSPGVVGPAAEPDSSAVADDPNTANRVAQAQVEAQKEQAATPGPTVATTSPTPPTFDGRPVLPASPSVRRLARELGVDLRNVQGTGTAGRISEEDVRQSAAAKAPAPQPAPAPSPAQPAPAPAAPAQAPAAAAAPLPNFEKWGTVRREDMSGIRKATIRSMTTSWTTIPMVTHFDKADVTRMEETRRQFGARVEKAGGKLTMTHILMKVVANVLRKYPKFGASLDLAAQQVVYKDYVNLGVAVDTPQGLLVPVLKDADRKSITEIVLELNELAGKARERKLSPGEMQGATFTISNLGGIGGHAFTPIVNAPEVAILGVSRGGFEPVWNKETGSFEPRNMLPLSLTYDHRLIDGADAARFVRAICETLEDPFLISL, encoded by the coding sequence ATGGCGACCGAAATCAAACTCCCCGACGTGGGAGACAATATCGAGCAGGGCACCGTCGTGACGGTCCTCGTCAACCCCGGTGACAGCATCACCGAGGGCCAGCCCATCATCGAGATCGAGACCGACAAGGCCGTCGTCGAGGTTCCGGCCAGCCAGGGCGGCACGGTCGAGAGCGTCGGCGTGAAGGTCGGCGACACCGTGCCCGTGGGCGGCACGATTCTGACTCTGGCGGTCGGTGACGCCGCTCCTGCCGCGAGCGCCCCGACTGCCCCCGCCGCTGAGCCGGAAGCCCCCACGGTCGCCGCCGACCCCGGCACCGCGAACCGCGTGGCGCAGGCCCAGGTGGACGCGCAAAAAGAACAGGCCGGGCAGCCGACCGGAGCTTCCGAAGGGACGGGCGGTGAAGGGGGCGGCGCCCAGATCACCCTCCCCGACGTGGGCGATAACATCGAGCAGGGCACGGTCGTCACGGTCCTCGTCAAGGCGGGTGACACCCTCACCGAAGGCCAACCCGTCATCGAGATCGAGACGGACAAGGCCGTGGTCGAGGTGCCCGCGAACGCCGCCGGGACGGTGGAGGACGTGCGGGTGAAGGTAGGCGACTCCCTGAGCGTGGGTGGAGTCATCCTGACGCTGGCGGGAGGGGCATCTTCTGCCCCCGCCCAGCCTGCCCCCGGTCAGGACAGCACCGCCCAGATGAGCGACTCGCCCGGCGTGGTCGGCCCCGCCGCCGAGCCCGACAGCTCCGCCGTGGCCGACGACCCGAACACCGCGAACCGGGTCGCGCAGGCCCAGGTGGAGGCGCAGAAGGAGCAGGCCGCCACGCCGGGGCCGACGGTCGCCACGACCTCGCCGACGCCGCCCACCTTCGACGGTCGCCCGGTCCTCCCCGCCTCGCCCAGCGTGCGGCGCCTGGCCCGCGAGTTGGGGGTGGACCTGCGGAACGTGCAGGGCACCGGAACCGCCGGACGCATCAGCGAGGAGGACGTGCGGCAGAGCGCGGCGGCGAAGGCGCCTGCCCCCCAGCCCGCCCCGGCTCCGTCTCCTGCCCAACCCGCCCCCGCTCCGGCGGCCCCGGCCCAGGCGCCCGCCGCTGCCGCCGCTCCCCTGCCCAATTTCGAGAAGTGGGGCACCGTGCGCCGCGAGGACATGAGCGGCATCCGCAAGGCGACGATCCGCTCCATGACGACCTCGTGGACGACGATTCCGATGGTCACGCACTTCGACAAGGCGGACGTGACCCGCATGGAGGAAACGCGGCGTCAGTTCGGGGCACGGGTCGAGAAGGCGGGCGGCAAGCTCACGATGACCCACATCCTGATGAAGGTCGTGGCGAACGTGCTGCGCAAATACCCCAAGTTTGGCGCCTCGCTCGATCTCGCCGCGCAGCAGGTCGTCTACAAGGATTACGTGAACCTCGGCGTGGCGGTGGACACGCCCCAGGGCCTGCTCGTCCCCGTGCTCAAGGACGCCGACCGCAAGAGCATCACCGAGATCGTGCTGGAGCTGAACGAGTTGGCGGGCAAGGCGCGCGAGCGCAAGCTGAGCCCGGGCGAGATGCAGGGGGCCACCTTCACCATCTCCAACCTCGGCGGGATCGGCGGCCACGCCTTCACGCCCATCGTGAACGCGCCGGAAGTCGCCATCCTCGGCGTCTCGCGCGGCGGCTTCGAGCCCGTGTGGAACAAGGAGACGGGCAGTTTCGAGCCCCGCAACATGCTCCCCCTCTCGCTGACGTACGACCACCGCCTGATCGACGGGGCCGACGCCGCACGCTTCGTGCGGGCGATCTGTGAGACGCTGGAGGACCCGTTCCTGATCAGCCTGTAG
- a CDS encoding DoxX family membrane protein, with amino-acid sequence MTTTSVRTVNEPWLSRLLFADTRLAPLWALIRIYVGWQWLEAGWHKVTDSAWVGSQAGTAITGFLRGALERAGGERPSVSGWYAWFIENVALPNATLFSYLVALGEVAVGLALVLGLLTGLAAFFGGLMNANFLLAGTLSTNPVLFILATWLVLGWRVAGWWGLDRWVLPRLGVFSSSLTVSRPTGGRKADPS; translated from the coding sequence ATGACGACCACTTCGGTTCGCACCGTGAATGAACCCTGGCTCTCCCGCCTGCTCTTCGCCGACACGCGCCTCGCTCCCCTCTGGGCACTCATCCGCATCTACGTGGGGTGGCAGTGGCTGGAGGCGGGCTGGCACAAGGTCACCGACTCCGCCTGGGTAGGGTCTCAGGCGGGCACGGCCATCACCGGCTTCCTGCGCGGCGCCTTGGAGCGGGCGGGCGGGGAGCGTCCCTCGGTCTCGGGATGGTACGCGTGGTTCATCGAGAATGTCGCGCTGCCGAACGCCACGCTGTTTTCGTACCTCGTGGCCCTCGGTGAAGTCGCGGTCGGCCTCGCGCTGGTCCTGGGCCTGCTGACGGGCCTCGCCGCCTTCTTCGGCGGGCTGATGAACGCGAACTTCCTGCTGGCGGGCACCCTCTCGACCAACCCCGTCCTGTTCATCCTGGCGACGTGGCTGGTGCTCGGCTGGCGGGTGGCCGGGTGGTGGGGCCTCGACCGCTGGGTGCTGCCGCGCCTGGGGGTGTTCAGCTCCTCCCTGACGGTTTCCCGCCCCACCGGGGGGAGGAAGGCCGACCCCTCCTGA
- a CDS encoding acetyl-CoA C-acetyltransferase has translation MDKMVITAARRTPIGSFLGSLAEVSAADLGVTVARAVLEGVPGDDVADVIVGNVLQAGQGMNVARQIAVKAGLPEHVPGLTVNRVCGSGLQAVISAVQGLRSGDGRLYLAGGTESMSRSPHLLPRSRQGHRLGHAQLVDSMLSEGLTDAFHDVHMGVTAENIATQWKLSREEQDAFALDTQRRAARAIELGHFKDETVPVEVPGKKGPTLFDTDEYPRATTLEALAGLRPAFRKDGTVTAGNASGLNDGAAMLTVTTGEYAGANGLPVLAEIVSYAAVGVDPAIMGIGPARAVPIALEKAGMTLADVDLLELNEAFASQSLAVIRDLGVNPARVNLTGGAIALGHPIGASGARVLTTLIHTLRREGKETGVASLCIGGGMGIAMVVRVR, from the coding sequence ATGGACAAGATGGTGATCACGGCGGCCAGGCGCACGCCGATTGGAAGCTTTCTGGGCAGCCTCGCCGAGGTGAGCGCCGCCGACCTCGGCGTGACGGTGGCGAGGGCAGTCTTGGAGGGCGTGCCCGGGGACGACGTGGCGGACGTGATCGTCGGGAACGTGTTGCAGGCCGGGCAGGGCATGAACGTCGCCCGGCAGATCGCCGTGAAGGCGGGGCTTCCCGAGCACGTCCCGGGACTGACGGTGAACCGGGTGTGCGGCTCCGGGCTCCAGGCCGTCATCTCCGCCGTGCAGGGCCTGCGGTCCGGCGACGGCAGGCTCTACCTCGCGGGCGGCACCGAGAGCATGAGCCGCTCTCCCCACCTCCTCCCCCGGTCCCGGCAGGGCCACCGGCTGGGGCACGCTCAGCTCGTCGATTCCATGCTCTCCGAGGGCCTGACCGACGCCTTCCATGACGTGCACATGGGCGTCACCGCCGAGAACATCGCCACCCAGTGGAAGCTCAGCCGCGAGGAGCAGGACGCCTTTGCGCTGGACACCCAGCGCCGCGCCGCCCGGGCCATCGAGCTCGGGCACTTCAAAGACGAGACCGTGCCCGTCGAGGTGCCGGGCAAGAAGGGGCCGACCCTCTTCGACACCGACGAATACCCGCGTGCCACGACGCTGGAGGCCCTCGCGGGGCTCAGGCCCGCCTTCAGGAAGGACGGCACGGTGACCGCCGGGAACGCGAGCGGCCTGAACGACGGGGCGGCGATGCTGACCGTGACGACGGGGGAATACGCGGGGGCGAACGGGCTGCCGGTGCTCGCCGAGATCGTCAGCTACGCGGCGGTCGGGGTCGATCCGGCGATCATGGGGATCGGCCCGGCCAGGGCTGTTCCCATCGCCCTGGAGAAGGCGGGGATGACGCTGGCGGACGTGGACCTGCTGGAACTGAACGAGGCCTTCGCGTCGCAGAGTCTCGCCGTGATCCGGGACCTGGGGGTGAACCCCGCACGGGTGAACCTGACGGGCGGGGCGATTGCGCTGGGGCATCCCATCGGCGCGTCGGGGGCGCGGGTGCTGACCACCCTGATCCATACCCTGCGGCGCGAGGGCAAGGAGACGGGCGTCGCCAGCCTGTGCATCGGGGGCGGGATGGGCATCGCGATGGTGGTGCGGGTGAGGTGA
- a CDS encoding ankyrin repeat domain-containing protein translates to MTHPSPERALFAALQTNDEGNVRALLDHDPELLRAVSPLGVSPVLFATYYGKHDLTRLLIERMRKAGVPLTVFEAAATGELSALREHLDAQPDLVDASSPDGFTPLGLAAFFGRGEVAAELLARGADVNRTSTNAMGARPLHSAVAGDHTALALRLIASGADVQASQHGGFTPLLGAAQNGNAVLVGALLAAGADPGARTEGGRGAADLAREEGHGKVLAILSGAGHDAEESRNAPPARGENTGPMTNNGDGRRIDAPPGPPTGEPVNELTGRPDDHTGYQAPDPKDTSQPFYTSTPAEDRVSSSNESRYEPVEMPDPKAVTGQFDHLATRDPEAMEHRLQAPEFAGAQTVGTGLDSAVLDATVPAGLGVNASLLTVSERRQEAIDPNPGYTPPAQEVPPHLGSTPGDLPPGVRPEVQEAVQGDGDPKDS, encoded by the coding sequence ATGACCCACCCCTCCCCCGAACGGGCCCTTTTCGCCGCCCTCCAGACGAACGACGAGGGGAATGTCCGCGCGTTGCTCGACCACGACCCCGAGCTCCTGCGCGCCGTCAGCCCGCTGGGCGTCTCCCCCGTCCTCTTCGCCACGTACTACGGGAAGCACGACCTGACCCGGCTGCTGATCGAGCGGATGCGGAAGGCGGGCGTGCCCCTCACCGTCTTCGAGGCCGCCGCGACGGGGGAACTCTCCGCCCTGCGTGAACACCTTGACGCCCAGCCCGACCTCGTGGACGCCAGCAGCCCCGACGGTTTCACGCCCCTCGGTCTCGCCGCCTTCTTCGGGCGGGGGGAGGTTGCCGCCGAATTGCTCGCGCGGGGCGCGGACGTGAACCGGACGAGCACGAACGCGATGGGGGCCCGGCCCCTCCACTCCGCCGTGGCGGGGGATCACACCGCCCTCGCCCTTCGCCTGATCGCGTCGGGAGCGGACGTCCAGGCCTCCCAGCACGGCGGCTTCACGCCCCTGCTCGGTGCGGCGCAGAACGGGAATGCCGTGCTGGTGGGGGCGCTGCTCGCGGCGGGGGCGGACCCGGGAGCACGGACGGAGGGCGGGAGGGGCGCGGCGGACCTCGCCCGCGAGGAGGGGCACGGGAAGGTCCTGGCGATTCTGAGCGGGGCCGGGCACGACGCTGAAGAAAGCCGGAATGCGCCGCCCGCCCGGGGGGAGAACACTGGGCCCATGACGAACAACGGCGACGGACGGCGGATCGACGCCCCTCCCGGCCCTCCCACCGGGGAGCCAGTCAACGAATTGACGGGGCGACCCGACGACCACACGGGCTACCAGGCCCCCGATCCCAAGGACACCTCCCAGCCCTTCTACACGAGCACGCCCGCCGAGGACCGGGTAAGCAGTTCCAACGAGAGCAGGTACGAGCCCGTGGAGATGCCCGACCCCAAGGCGGTGACCGGGCAGTTCGACCACCTCGCCACCCGCGATCCGGAGGCGATGGAACACCGCCTTCAGGCCCCCGAGTTCGCGGGCGCCCAGACGGTGGGCACCGGCCTCGACAGCGCCGTCCTCGACGCCACGGTTCCCGCAGGCCTCGGCGTGAACGCCAGCCTCCTGACCGTCTCCGAGCGCAGGCAGGAGGCCATCGACCCCAACCCCGGCTACACGCCCCCCGCCCAGGAGGTCCCTCCCCACCTCGGCTCCACCCCCGGCGACCTCCCCCCCGGCGTCCGCCCCGAGGTGCAGGAAGCCGTGCAGGGCGACGGCGACCCCAAAGACTCGTAA